Proteins encoded together in one Mus pahari chromosome 9, PAHARI_EIJ_v1.1, whole genome shotgun sequence window:
- the Gpr182 gene encoding LOW QUALITY PROTEIN: G-protein coupled receptor 182 (The sequence of the model RefSeq protein was modified relative to this genomic sequence to represent the inferred CDS: deleted 1 base in 1 codon), with amino-acid sequence MSVIPSPKPVSTLAPDNDFRDIHNWTELLHLFNQTFSDCHIEFDENTKQVVLFVFYLAIFVVGLVENVLVICVNCRRSGRVGMLNLYILNMAIADLGIILSLPVWMLEVMLEYTWLWGSFSCRFIHYFYLVNMYSSIFFLTCLSIDRYVTLTNTSPSWQRHQHRIRRAVCAGVWVLSAIIPLPEVVHIQLLDGSEPMCLFLAPFETYSAWALAVALSATILGFLLPFPLIAVFNILSACRLRRQGQTESRRHCLLMWAYIVVFVICWLPYQVTMLLLTLHGTHIFLHCHLVNLLYFFYEIIDCFSMLHCVANPILYNFLSPSFRGRLLSLVVRYLPKEQARAAGGRASSSSSTQHSIIITKEGSLTLQRISTPTPSETFRHLLRLQTPHLHSAIP; translated from the exons ATGTCAGTCATACCCAGCCCCAAGCCCGTCTCCACCTTGGCACCCGACAATGATTTTAGAGACATCCACAACTGGACCGAGCTGCTCCACCTCTTCAACCAGACCTTTTCCGATTGCCACATAGAATTCGATGAGAACACCAAACAAGTGGTCCTCTTCGTCTTCTACCTGGCCATCTTCGTGGTAGGGTTAGTGGAGAACGTCCTGGTGATATGTGTCAACTGCCGCCGTTCAGGCCGGGTGGGGATGCTGAACCTGTACATCCTCAACATGGCCATCGCAGACCTGGGcatcatcctgtctctgcctgtttgGATGCTGGAGGTCATGCTGGAGTACACCTGGCTCTGGGGCAGCTTCTCCTGTCGCTTCATTCATTATTTCTACCTTGTCAACATGTACAGCAGCATCTTCTTCCTGACGTGCCTCAGCATTGACCGCTACGTCACCCTTACCAACACCTCTCCCTCCTGGCAGCGCCACCAGCACCGAATACGGAGGGCGGTGTGCGCAGGCGTCTGGGTCCTCTCCGCCATTATCCCACTGCCCGAGGTGGTGCACATCCAGCTGTTGGATGGTTCCGAGCCCATGTGCCTCTTCCTAGCACCTTTTGAAACGTACAGCGCCTGGGCCCTGGCAGTGGCCCTGTCTGCTACCATCCTGGGCTTCCTACTGCCTTTTCCTCTCATCGCAGTGTTCAATATCCTGTCAGCCTGCCGGCTCCGGAGGCAAGGGCAGACGGAGAGCAGGCGCCACTGCCTGTTGATGTGGGCTTACATAGTTGTCTTTGTCATCTGCTGGCTGCCCTACCAAGTGACTATGCTGCTGCTCACTCTGCACGGGACCCACATCTTCCTCCACTGCCACCTGGTTAACCTTCTTTACTTCTTCTACGAAATCATCGACTGCTTCTCCATGCTGCACTGTGTCGCCAACCCCATCCTCTACAACTTTCTCAGCCCAAGCTTCCGGGGCCGACTGCTGAGCCTTGTGGTCCGTTACCTTCCCAAGGAGCAGGCCAGGGCAGCAGGTGGTCgagcctcctcctcttcttccacccaGCACTCCATCATCATTACCAAAGAGGGCAGCCTG ACGCTGCAGCGGATCTCCACACCCACCCCATCCGAAACGTTCAGGCATCTTCTCCGCCTCCAAACACCTCACCTACACTCTGCAATTCCGTAG